A single region of the Brassica rapa cultivar Chiifu-401-42 chromosome A03, CAAS_Brap_v3.01, whole genome shotgun sequence genome encodes:
- the LOC103861926 gene encoding defensin-like protein 183, whose translation MTISFGNKSLHITCYWRTTLYIYIYIPARCSNGIPIIVSTNYQRKKLENMKNTFSLVVVIIFFVMLSSVANKVKANSCQDPLGSCLQCDERCKAKHGPTGQASCDNRNQLCTCYYTCGPPSPTPPHHKQCYGGTGLCSSACNQNCAQKYLGGSGFCESIGNSRLCKCQYPC comes from the exons ATGACCATTTCTTTTGGAAACAAATCATTACATATAACTTGCTATTGGCGCactacactatatatatatatatatataccagctAGATGTTCCAATGGTATACCAATAATTGTCTCAACCaattatcaaagaaaaaaactagaaaatatGAAGAATACATTTTCACTTGTGGTTGTAATCATCTTCTTTGTCATGCTTTCTTccg TTGCTAATAAGGTGAAGGCAAACTCATGCCAAGACCCTCTAGGTAGTTGTCTACAATGTGATGAGAGATGCAAGGCTAAACACGGGCCAACGGGCCAAGCAAGTTGCGACAACAGAAACCAACTTTGCACGTGCTATTACACATGCGGACCGCCATCACCAACTCCTCCACATCACAAACAATGCTACGGTGGGACTGGCTTGTGCAGCAGTGCATGCAATCAAAACTGTGCACAAAAGTATCTTGGTGGATCTGGATTTTGTGAGAGCATTGGCAACTCTAGACTGTGCAAATGCCAGTATCcttgctaa
- the LOC103861923 gene encoding glycosyltransferase BC10: MKAAKRWSVGNLASLPGARHRAPARRRLWIIMALSLIIMTLSLITMLAIMAYMYPHHSKRACYMISSRGCKALADWLPPSLREYSDDEIAARVVIREIMSNAPVIRRDSKIAFMFLTPGTLPFERLWDIFFQGHEGKFSVYIHASKERPVHQSHYFANREIRSDEVVWGRISMVDAERRLLANALRDPANQQFVLLSESCVPLRSFEYMYNYLMYSNLSYVDCFDDPGQHGSGRHMDHMLPEIPKKYFRKGAQWFTMKRQHAIVIMADSLYYSRFRDYCGPGIENNKNCIADEHYLPTFFHMLDPGGISNWSVTQVDWSERQWHPKTYMPEDVTHELLNNLTSADTVAHVTSVGMGEELWMPCMWNGIKRPCFLFGRKFHPDTLDKLLDLFSNYTRSVSWHL; this comes from the exons ATGAAGGCAGCTAAAAGGTGGAGTGTAGGAAACCTAGCGTCATTGCCTGGAGCTCGCCACCGTGCTCCTGCAAGAAGACGACTATGGATCATCATGGCGCTTTCACTGATCATCATGACGCTTTCACTGATCACCATGCTGGCTATAATGGCTTACATGTACCCACATCACAGCAAACGTGCTTGTTATATGATTTCATCAAGGGGATGCAAGGCTTTAGCTGATTGGCTTCCACCTTCTCTGAGGGAGTATTCTGACGATGAGATTGCTGCACGAGTAGTGATTAGAGAAATAATGAGTAATGCTCCTGTTATAAGAAGGGATTCCAAGATTGCATTCATGTTCTTGACTCCTGGTACATTGCCTTTTGAGAGACTTTGGGACATCTTTTTCCAG GGCCATGAAGGGAAGTTCTCTGTTTATATACATGCATCAAAGGAAAGGCCAGTTCACCAGAGTCATTACTTTGCCAACCGCGAAATTCGCAGTGATGAG GTGGTGTGGGGAAGAATATCAATGGTTGATGCAGAGAGAAGGTTGTTAGCTAATGCTCTTAGAGACCCTGCAAACCAGCAATTTGTTTTACTCTCTGAGAG TTGTGTACCACTTCGAAGTTTTGAGTACATGTACAATTACCTGATGTACAGCAATCTCAGCTATGTTGACTG CTTTGACGATCCAGGTCAACATGGATCCGGCAGACATATGGATCACATGTTGCCTGAAATTccaaaaaagtattttcgaaagGGTGCACAG TGGTTCACCATGAAGAGACAACACGCTATAGTAATCATGGCAGATAGTCTTTACTACTCTAGGTTTCGAGATTACTGTGGG cCAGGTATAGAGAACAACAAGAACTGCATAGCTGATGAACACTATCTGCCAACATTCTTTCAT ATGCTTGATCCGGGTGGTATTTCTAACTGGAGTGTAACACAAGTTGATTGGTCTGAGAGACAGTGGCACCCCAAAACATACATGCCTGAGGATGTCACACATGAGTTACTAAACAACCTCACG TCTGCTGACACAGTCGCACATGTCACAAGTGTTGGAATG GGTGAAGAATTATGGATGCCTTGTATGTGGAACGGAATCAAAAGACCTTGCTTCTTGTTTGGAAGGAAGTTTCATCCAGACACGCTTGATAAACTCTTGGATCTCTTCTCAAACTACACAAGATCGGTCTCTTGGCATTTGTGA
- the LOC103861924 gene encoding defensin-like protein 182 yields MQRTTSLVFLVNFLIIFTSVVNQSRAGTCVETEGPCENCDQKCLAKFGPSVNTQCGNSQCLCIYECPPSPPKVCNGGAGLCSQNCPEKCCDTNCATKFNGGHGSCVTLGNFSLCQCEYPC; encoded by the exons ATGCAGAGGACAACTTCTCTTGTATTCCTTGTTAACTTTCTTATCATATTTACCTCAG TTGTAAATCAGAGTAGAGCAGGAACATGCGTTGAGACTGAAGGCCCTTGTGAGAACTGTGACCAGAAATGCCTGGCCAAATTCGGACCATCAGTTAACACCCAATGTGGGAATTCGCAGTGCTTATGCATCTACGAGTGCCCACCTTCACCGCCTAAAGTATGCAACGGTGGGGCTGGTCTCTGTTCTCAGAATTGTCCTGAAAAATGCTGTGATACGAATTGTGCAACAAAGTTTAATGGTGGACATGGATCTTGTGTCACGCTTGGTAATTTTAGTTTGTGCCAATGTGAGTACCCTTGTTAG
- the ARF16-2 gene encoding auxin response factor 16, translating to MINVMDPMKSGSEKGLDPQLWHACAGGMVRMPPMNSKVFYFPQGHAENAYDHVDFKNLPIPPMVLCRVLAIKYMADPESDEVFAKLRLIPLKDDDHDYGDGQEGNGFETNSEKTPSFAKTLTQSDANNGGGFSVPRYCAETIFPRLDYNAEPPVQTILAKDVHGDVWKFRHIYRGTPRRHLLTTGWSNFVNQKKLVAGDSIVFMRAESGDLCVGIRRAKRGGIGNGPEYSPGWNPIGGSCGYSSLLREDESNSLRRSNCSLADRKGKVAAESVIEAATLAINGRGFEVVYYPRASTSEFCVKALDARAAMRIPWCSGMRFKMAFETEDSSRISWFMGTVSAVSVSDPIRWPNSPWRLLQVAWDEPDLLQNVKRVNPWLVELVSNVHPIPLTSFSPPRKKMRLPQHPDYNNLINSIPVPSFPSNPLIRSNPLSSVLDNVPVGLQGARHNAHQYYGLSSSDLHHYYLNRPPPPPQPSALPLSQPLGLRNIDSRNEKGFCFLTMGTTPCNDDTESKKSHIVLFGKLILPEEQISEKGSTDTANTSGGSKLSSSEEGSPCSNKAHDAAGLETGHCKVFMESDDVGRTLDLSVLGSYEELSRKLSDMFGIQKAEMLSSVLYRDASGAIKYAGNEPFSEFLKTARRLTIVTEQGSESVVV from the exons ATGATAAATGTAATGGATCCGATGAAAAGCGGATCAGAGAAAGGTTTAGATCCACAGCTATGGCATGCATGTGCTGGCGGCATGGTCCGTATGCCACCTATGAACTCCAAAGTCTTCTACTTCCCTCAAGGACACGCCGAAAACGCTTACGACCACGTAGATTTCAAGAACCTCCCTATCCCTCCCATGGTTCTATGCCGTGTCTTGGCCATCAAGTACATGGCTGATCCTGAATCCGACGAGGTTTTCGCCAAACTGAGACTGATCCCTTTAAAAGACGACGATCACGACTACGGAGATGGTCAAGAAGGTAATGGTTTCGAGACTAACAGCGAGAAGACTCCTTCCTTTGCCAAGACTCTGACTCAGTCCGATGCTAACAACGGTGGGGGATTCTCAGTCCCGCGCTACTGCGCGGAAACGATCTTCCCGAGGCTAGACTACAACGCTGAGCCGCCTGTTCAGACCATTCTCGCCAAAGATGTTCACGGAGATGTATGGAAGTTCAGACATATCTACAGAGGGACGCCGCGTCGGCATCTCCTCACTACGGGGTGGAGTAACTTCGTGAACCAGAAGAAGCTTGTGGCGGGAGACTCCATCGTCTTCATGAGAGCTGAGAGTGGAGATCTCTGCGTAGGGATCAGGAGAGCTAAGAGAGGAGGGATCGGTAATGGACCTGAGTATTCGCCTGGTTGGAACCCTATCGGTGGAAGCTGCGGCTACTCTTCTCTTTTGAGAGAAGATGAGAGTAATAGTTTGAGGAGGAGTAACTGTTCTCTTGCCGATAGAAAAGGAAAGGTGGCGGCTGAGTCTGTCATAGAGGCCGCCACGCTTGCTATTAATGGAAGGGGCTTTGAGGTTGTGTACTATCCTAGGGCTAGCACGTCTGAGTTTTGCGTCAAGGCGTTGGATGCTAGGGCGGCGATGCGGATTCCTTGGTGCTCAGGTATGAGGTTTAAAATGGCGTTTGAGACAGAAGATTCGTCGAGGATTAGCTGGTTTATGGGGACTGTGTCGGCTGTTAGTGTCTCTGATCCTATCCGTTGGCCTAACTCCCCTTGGCGGCTTCTACAG GTGGCTTGGGATGAGCCGGACCTACTCCAAAACGTGAAGCGGGTTAACCCGTGGTTAGTCGAACTGGTATCCAACGTACATCCCATCCCACTTACGTCGTTTTCGCCGccgaggaagaagatgaggctTCCTCAGCATCCGGATTACAACAATCTAATCAACTCAATCCCAGTACCTTCTTTCCCAAGCAACCCTCTCATAAGATCAAACCCGTTAAGCTCTGTTCTGGACAACGTTCCCGTGGGTTTACAGGGAGCCAGGCATAATGCTCATCAGTACTACGGGTTATCATCTTCTGATCTCCACCATTACTACTTAAACAgaccacctccaccaccacaaCCATCAGCTCTCCCTCTTTCTCAGCCATTAGGGTTGCGAAACATCGATAGCAGGAACGAGAAAGGGTTCTGTTTCTTGACCATGGGGACAACACCGTGTAATGATGATACAGAATCTAAGAAGTCTCACATTGTCTTGTTCGGGAAGCTGATACTACCTGAGGAGCAGATCTCAGAGAAAGGGTCAACGGATACTGCAAACACGTCAGGCGGATCGAAACTATCTTCATCTGAAGAAGGTTCACCTTGCTCCAACAAAGCTCATGATGCAGCAGGTTTGGAGACTGGGCACTGTAAAGTGTTTATGGAGTCAGACGACGTGGGTCGAACGTTAGACCTGTCGGTTCTTGGCTCGTACGAGGAGCTGAGTAGGAAACTCTCTGACATGTTTGGGATTCAAAAGGCTGAGATGTTGAGCTCTGTTCTCTATAGGGATGCGTCTGGTGCCATCAAGTACGCAGGAAACGAACCTTTCAG TGAGTTCTTGAAGACAGCTCGGAGATTGACGATTGTGACTGAGCAAGGAAGCGAGAGCGTTGTAGTATAG
- the LOC103861925 gene encoding defensin-like protein 182 — protein sequence MERIIPLVLLVSLLIISASVVNQTRADMCVDRLYTCDYCEQRCKSKHGPSGQGECETHTGMPMCMCHYQCEPPSLTPLNTCNGGAGLCSVRCPQKCCDINCALKFTGGSGMCFTLGNTSVCQCKYPC from the exons ATGGAGAGAATAATTCCACTTGTATTACTTGTCAGCCTACTTATCATTTCTGCCTCAG TTGTGAATCAGACTAGAGCAGATATGTGCGTCGATAGACTATACACTTGCGACTACTGCGAGCAGAGATGCAAGTCCAAACACGGGCCATCAGGCCAAGGAGAATGTGAAACCCATACTGGGATGCCTATGTGCATGTGCCACTACCAATGTGAACCACCCTCGCTGACTCCACTCAATACTTGCAATGGTGGGGCCGGTTTATGTAGTGTAAGGTGTCCCCAAAAATGTTGCGATATTAACTGTGCACTTAAGTTTACAGGTGGAAGTGGGATGTGTTTCACCCTCGGTAATACTAGTGTTTGCCAGTGCAAGTATCCTTGTTAA